GACGGTTTTGAACTGCATCAGCTACTGATGGTGTGGACATGTTGGGGAAGTGAACTTGAAGGTCAGTGTGAATTATATTTCATGTTGTCCTCTGAACTGTGGTCTGCGGTACCAAAGGTCATAGAGtttgaaactttaaaaaaactggttttgCCTAGTTAGTGAATTGACAGTTTCATTTAGTCCAAAGTCCTTGCTAGCAGCAGCATCCCTTTCGTTCCTGAGAAGTAAATGTGAACTTTGCACTCGACCTATACTGGATGTGCGACTGTATAAGCTACTATGCagtgacattttttgaaatatttgaagtCATCTCCTGAGTCATTGAACTCGGCCTACGCGAGTTTTGTCTTGTTGCTTCAATTAACCAATTCgaacgaaatttcaaaaatgagtCATACACGCGCTTTGAACTGATTAAACggaaaagaaaccaaattcCTTAAgcgttttccatttttaaattgaaatgcgtgaaaacaacaaccattTTGATGTAAACAGCACGAGTTGGATAGATTAAATCTTTGTCGGAggctattttaaaattgaaccGGAAGAGAAGGTCTAAAGTTCTAGGATAATAGGTACACTTTTCGTTCGGGATTTGACCTGGAAATGGAGTCCAGAAGGGATAATTGATAATTCGTTTAGAGATAAATTTGAAGGCGGAAAATTCCGAATCGAAGAGCATGGTTGACAAGTGCACCGGATGACCGGACGCATGTGATGCGCGAACATGTTACCCAGCATGTATACTCCACGCATGGCAACGACATAAACTTTGATTTGCCTTGAAATCCATACTATGCTGCTCATTTGACAATCACGTGGTTAGTCTCAGGAACGGAGAGTACCGAAAATTAGGTCGAATTTTTCCCACTGACCCACCAACGTTGCTTTGTTACTCAAACTATTAGGCAAATTACGAAACATTTAGCCCTCAATTGCGACAAATGCGAAATCAAAGTCCATTAAATTCATCATCAAACGGGAATTGCAATGATTAGATGATTCCAGAAACAGATAAAACATGTCGCTGcagttcaaaaaattgcaaagaaactaccagaaaaattttaaagaaaaacgcgCAAAGTAAACATGAATATTGTGTTATGTCTATATTTGTGAACCCTCCTCATGCCAAAGTTCAGGCCCTAACCACCtcggggttttctttttcttttttgtttcttttttgaaaaatatgatcttttttttccttttttttttctttttctgtgaaGGGTAGGAAGAGCGAGGACGAGATGCGAAGGTTGGGCTTGAGTTTTGTAATAAATAGAACGTCCGTgccttattttttgggggaaagcAAGTCAGTCTGGAGGGAAGCGCGCTCGTGGTGAGAGGACCTAGGATGAACAACAATCCTTCCTGGAAGGCAGCAGAAGTAGCATCCAACACTCTACCCATTCACGTCAACCGATTCAGTCGTTATTTCCCTGTTCGATTTGTCCAtttaaagtgtaattttgacgtATCTTGGCCTATCTTTGGCTTCAGCAACAAGTTGCATTCAAAAAGCATTATGGCACCTCGCAACCTGCAACGAGTGGACGCAACTAATGGCGATTTTCGTCGAAGCAATTCCGACGATTCGACCGATTGCACCAGCGAAGGAGGTAAAATCTTTTAATTATATTGCATTTTAATGTTAACTATTTTAACGTGTATTATTGTATTTTCTAGGTAAAGGTCTGACTGATTTCAACTGGCAAAAAGCGATGATTCAGAGTCGCATCATGGAGAAAGTTCAAGACGTTGGTAAGTCGACGTTGATTATTCATCATGTAGTTGTTGTGCATTTcgattcaatattttattatttaataggTGAGCGTATCAGTTCACAATCTTGGCTGGAGCAGATGCGTATGCTGGCTAAAGAAAGATCTTTGACATCGGTTTTCTTCTTGAGTCTTATCGGCCTCGTTTCTCTCCCCATTTTGGTTTGCGTCTTGGCGTCGGCGTTTACATTCCTCGgatttgttttcgttgaaggtataattttttaaatactcgAGTACACAAATATCTAATAGCTTAAGAATGGCAGTTAAAAacttatctttaaaaaaaaattataaatgcTACCCTATCCCACTATGTTTCATACCCTGTCCACGCTGACCCCACGTGATCAACAAATTCTTAGCCCAACCCTCCAACCCTCAGCTTTCTTTCTTAGAAAGGTTCCCGTATCCctattttcttggttttcccattttttgagGGGGAATCAAATAGAGGTCACCTTGAGCAAGATTTTCAtaagtatttgtttttaatcttGATATTTAGGCACGTTGCTAACAATCGGGTGTTGTTTGATGTTTGGACTGCTGATTGTATTCGGTTGTTTGGCTTTGCCGCTCATGCTGTTTGTTTTCATCACGTATACCATATCTTCCATGGCCTTCAACTTGTTCAACAGTACCAGCTCAAGAATTCGATCGCACATGGTAATTAATCCATCGTCTACCACAAACGAGGAATCTCCCAGTAAAAGGTACTTATCTTATCATTGAGTTAACACTATTCCATATTGTCTAATGTTCGGAATTTTAGATCTGTTGTAAGCCATAGTTCGACTACTCCTGGTAAATCTTGCACAGACGGCACATGGAACATGGAAGAATATTTACCGGCTTGCGTCACGGAATCGGATTCGTTTTTGGAGGCGACTGTTCTTCGTCGCGCCCAAATGAACGTCAAGAAAATTGCAGATGAGCGATTTTGATCAATCCAAAATacctgaatattttttttaaggaaagtgTGGAGCCAGAAATTTAATTGTACAGTATATTTGATGTTGTGCCCATCATCTTCCTATCTCTTCTTATCtatctcatttattttttattgcgttATTTACTACCATGGTTGATTTTTCACGTATCATCGTTTTCGCTCATCGTGTTGGGTATGTGTCACTGGTCCAccataaagtttttttttattttggtgtccTGTTTATGTAATGTGCCctagttattattatttttccattaatGAGTTAATGAATTAAACGTTTGTGAtgatcgctagatggcgtttatTGTTGACGTGTCAAAACCAGTTTGTGATGTGTTTAAAGACCGGCGCGCGCTATCTTATTCATACTTTCAGTTCGTTTTCTAGAAAACGTTATCTGTTTCAGTTCTCTAGTAAACTAACGAAAATGGATTCTTTACCTAAACGTCAGGAAATTATCTGTCTTTTTGATGTAGATGGAACCTTAACTATGCCTAGAAATGTAAGTTACTCACCAATTTAATAacttaaaaagtttttaatagctaattttgtttttttattacactAGAAAATTATTCCCACAACAGAAGAGTTTCTGTTGACCAAAGTGAAACCAGTGGCAACTATAGGTCTGGTGGGTGGATcagatttgaaaaagattGCCGAGCAAATGGGTGGTGCAGATGGTAAGTTAAATTTGTAATGTATTTCATGGGGTTACTCActaccaacacacacaatttgCAGTTATCAACAAGTTTGAGTATGTCTTTGCTGAAAATGGTCTAGTCGCCTACAAAAATGGGCATATGATTGGAAAGATGGTAAACAGTAATGCTTCCGTAAAACTAATATGACTTCAAATAATCAtgttttcatttattagaGCATCCAAGAGCATGTTGGAGAAGAAAAGCTACAAAAGTTTATAAACTATGCATTGGGTTACATGTCAAAATTGACCCTGCCAGTCAAAAGGGGAACTTTCATTGAATTTCGAGATGGGCTTGTTAATGTTTGCCCAGTAGGAAGAAGTTGTTCACAAGCTGAAAGGGATCAGTTTGCCGAGTACGATAAAGAACACCGTATTagagaaaattttgtaaaagaaTTGCAAGACCAATTTCCTGATTTGGGTCTAGTTTTCAGCATTGGTACTTCtgtttaaacattttacatttgtGTGCaagtcaaacaattttttaatactgtaatttatatttataggtGGCCAAATTAGTTTTGACGTATTTCCGAAAGGTTGGGACAAAACTTTTGCTCTTTCATTCGTTGAAAAAGACGGttttaaagaaattcatttctttggcGATAAAACTGCGCCTGGAGGGAACGATCACGAAATTTATGAAGATCCTCGTACAATCGGTCATAAGGTCACATCTCCAGAAGACACCATTGCGCAGCTGAAAACGCTTCtacatttgtgatttttaaaaaagttgtatCTAGCAATTTTTATTGCTTTATTAGGTTTTCCTATTGGttaatttataatttgaaatttccagTGCAATACTGTACCATCTCATAAAGAAAATGGGTAATATGTGCATTGTgctatttaaattctttttaaattctcaaATAACATGTCTAGTTACATTGTTTTGCTTGGAAAACAGCAATAAAGGAATTCAATGAAAATACATTTTCGGCGGATACTGGtcaacctttttatttttactatcCTCTAGCTTTCTAATTAACTGTCTAGATCGAATATCGGCCTGTCGCGTTGGTTCAGGAATGCGATATCGGTCAATACATTGCATGACGGCCCAAATTGCCGTCTCAAGTCCAATTCGATGCCCTATTGAAATGTAAACTGGTCGTTTTGCCTCTTGAGTAGTTTTTAAAGCCTTAATCAATTCGAAGGAAGATTAAAACGATTCAAATCagttgtaattttaaaatacactTCTTACTGCTCCTAAAATTTCGTCGCCATTTCCTtctgaatttttaattaaaaaatgatcgCCCGGCGCACTGAGTGAATTTATTTGGGAAAAGTGGTTCTCGTCTCGTAGAATGCTTCCCATTTGATACAGATTTTTCGCCACTCCTATAGTGCAGGTATTTGTGCAGACACCAAAATGAGATGCAAGTCCTAATCCTCTTGGATGTAAGATTCCATTTCCATCAAACATTAGTACTTGAGGAATCAGTTCTGGATGCTCGGAAGTCAGCTTTGTGTATAAACTCAAGCAAGGCTCAAATTCCCTGAATGCTAGAAAGcctagatttttaaaaataaaaataataaaaaaaaaattataagacTATTTGTTCTTAAATAGCAGGGAAAAGTTAACAAAAGTCACCAGGAATATATGGAGTAGAAAGTTTAACATGCAAGCTGTCCTCATAAACAACCTTTAACTGCTGGGAGACACTACACACAACTAGTGTGCAAATTGCTATAGAAGAGTCAGCTTTGCAGAATGAAATGTCCATTCCACCAACAAGGTTGAGTTTTCTGAAATGTGGTTAAAATAATAGCATTATACAACTTCCAATTTGTACCACACAATCATCTTCATCGAAGATGATGATGTGCCTACCGATCTGCTTGCCACTGTTCAGTATTTGAAATGATGAGTTTACTTTTCATTGTCAATTGTTTTTGAGACCACAAAGCTGTCACTGACTCAATCTCAGATTCCATTTTAAATGATTCTCCGAGTAGCTCTTAAAGTACACCATAGACTATGTTTATGGAAAAAGTACCGCTCTCTCTGGAACTGTCTTTGGCGTTCGAACGCGGAACATTTACTTCAAATGGATGGGGATGTTACCTCGGTTTCATTGTTGACACGAAGAATGCCATCTATCAACCAATAAATagttaaaattagaaatataCAATGccataaaaaaatctatatttataattatgttatataaatataaaatgaacACCAAAATGTAGCTCAGtaattttgattcattatTTATTGGGTCCGTTATCTACAAGACTTACGGAAACAAATTATGTAGATTTGCTGTTTTCGTGAATTATAAACAAACCAcgattctaaaaataattaaatgacGAGCTTACTGCACGGTTGATTTTTACCAAGGGATCTCTTCACCATTTTGATTAAAGAAAAGTCCTGATTTGTCAAAAGTGAGCTCTTTTAAAGTAGAAATCAAGCTCTCTATGCTTTCTTGTGATGACAAAGGTGCATTTGGTCCACCCATATCTGTTCTTACCCAACCTTGGTTACAGACATTTTCATAGCGTGAATAGCATGGTGAATAgacagaaatttttgaaaaaaaaacacaatgaataaataataataaatgtgaAGTTGTGATAACACTCATACCTGGATGAATGCTTATAACAGTAATGTTAAATGGATTCAAATCACTGCTTAAGGATCTGGTCACCATATTAAGAGCTgcctaaaatatttaaagctTGGATAAAATCATATGttgaaatcagaaaataaattttaccttgCTACATCTGTAAGGATAAAGACCACCAGAACGATCTCCCATGTTATTGCTGATACTCCCTAGCACAGAGCTTATGTTCACAATAGCTGCATTTTTAATGCAGAAATCACTATCCTCATCAACATCAGAGGAAGCACCTGCTTTCAACAAAGGTAACAGTGCTTTAGTCAACATCAGTGGTGATGTTGTATTGACAGCAAAAGTTTCAGCCATTGCTTCTGCAGTCACAAAATTTATGCGGGTTGATCTTGGAGATATTCCAGCGTTATTGATCAACAAGTTTAACCCTTGTTCTCCTACAATTGAAGATACTTCTTCTGCAACATCACCAAAGGTCTCATGGTTTAACACATCTGCAAAGATTGCCACCAAATGTATGTTTGTTGGATTTCAGGTctgcaacaaaatttattttatgaatttaaatttaatggcATGCTATGTTACCAACTGGAAGAATTTTTATATGACTGTGTTCTTCTGCTAATTCTCGGAGTTCctgtaaatcaaattgaatatgaAAGTTTACCGAAGAAATTGATAGATAATGAAATTAGTGTAGGCcaaaggttatttttttataccgAAGCAGTTTCCGGATTTCTACATGTTGCAATCAAAGTTTCTGTAAAGGGGTGAATTTGCTTCACCATTTCTAAACCTAACCCACGACTACACCCAGTTAAAAATATAGTCCGAGCCAACATTTTTACAgtaacaaatttttacaaaaacctAAAAACAACAGACTTAACAGAGTTGGTCTTTCGCCTATGACTGCTATGACAGGTTGTTAATTGTTATTTCGTCTGCATATTCCCCAAAGTTTTCAAGAGAAATGCCAGAAAGTTTGAAATTAATCATAGAATTTATTTGActacaaatgaataaaaaattacatatacatttttaaattaatcaaCTAGttcataaatgaaaatgtttttggaatTTCATGAGAATTATTTGTACAAGTATCCACATTGACAACGCGACATAAAAATTGGCCACACGTCGCCTCTTCTGATTGGGTGTGTCAAATTGACACGTATAGTTGCACGTATAGTTGCTGTGACCGGCATTTGAAGTCCAAGTCTGTTGCTGATCGGTCTACCGATTGAAGAGCGTTGTAGCTTTAATAGTACTCTTTTTATAAATCGTACTGGTTTGTATTTGCCAGAATGCGAGTCATTTCAACTATTTTAGTATCTTGCCTTTTGGTCTTATCTGCCAACGCAGACTCTGTTGTAGACCTTGTTGATGATGACTTCGATTCAAAACTCGCAACTTTTGATACCGCTTTGGTCATGTTTTACGCCCCTTGGTAAGTTGATTAATTTGTATTGTGTCATACATCAACcaaattaaatgtaaaactGAATGTGTTGTTTCCAGGTGTGGCCATTGTAAGCGTCTGAAGCCAGAGTTTGAAAAAGCTGCTTCTATGCTCAAGAGCAACGATCCTCCCATTACCCTTGCAAAGGTTGACTGCACAGAAGGTGGCAAGAGCACTTGTAACAGGTTTAGTGTACAAGGTTATCCCACTATTAAGATCTTCAAAAATGGTGAGGTATCCAGTGACTACAATGGTCCTAGAGAGTCAGCTGGCATTGCCAAGTTCATGAGAGCCCAGGTTGGCCCATCTGCTAAGGAATTATTGAATGTCAAAGCTGCTGAAGAGTTTTTGGCAAAAGAAGATGTATCAGTTGTTGGTTTCTTTGCTGATGAGAGCAGTGGACTAAAGACTGTGTTTATGAAGCTGGCTGACAAACTCAGAGAATCTGTCCGATTTGCTGTATCTAGCAACAAGGATGTCGTTGAAAAATATGGTTACTCAGACAATATTGTTCTCTTCCGACCAAAGCATTTGCATAACAAGTTTGAGCCTAACTTCATTGTCTATGAGGGAGCTGCCACTAAAGAAGCCATCAACACATTTGTGGAGAAGAACTTGTAAGTCTGTCTTATGATTTAGTCAGATGTATTTGAGTAATTTTTActattctttcaatttttttagtttcggTCTGGTTGGTCACCGCAGCGTGGATAATGCAGCCCAGTTTAAGGATCCTATTGTTATTGCTTATTTCGGAGTTGACTATGTCAAAAACCCAAAGGGAACAAACTATTGGCGCAATCGT
The window above is part of the Daphnia pulex isolate KAP4 chromosome 3, ASM2113471v1 genome. Proteins encoded here:
- the LOC124189663 gene encoding phosphomannomutase-like gives rise to the protein MNNNPSWKAAEVASNTLPIHVNRFSRYFPVRFVHLKCNFDVSWPIFGFSNKLHSKSIMAPRNLQRVDATNGDFRRSNSDDSTDCTSEGGKGLTDFNWQKAMIQSRIMEKVQDVGERISSQSWLEQMRMLAKERSLTSVFFLSLIGLVSLPILVCVLASAFTFLGFVFVEEIICLFDVDGTLTMPRNKIIPTTEEFLLTKVKPVATIGLVGGSDLKKIAEQMGGADVINKFEYVFAENGLVAYKNGHMIGKMSIQEHVGEEKLQKFINYALGYMSKLTLPVKRGTFIEFRDGLVNVCPVGRSCSQAERDQFAEYDKEHRIRENFVKELQDQFPDLGLVFSIGGQISFDVFPKGWDKTFALSFVEKDGFKEIHFFGDKTAPGGNDHEIYEDPRTIGHKVTSPEDTIAQLKTLLHL
- the LOC124189660 gene encoding endonuclease V-like encodes the protein MESEIESVTALWSQKQLTMKSKLIISNTEQWQADRKLNLVGGMDISFCKADSSIAICTLVVCSVSQQLKVVYEDSLHVKLSTPYIPGFLAFREFEPCLSLYTKLTSEHPELIPQVLMFDGNGILHPRGLGLASHFGVCTNTCTIGVAKNLYQMGSILRDENHFSQINSLSAPGDHFLIKNSEGNGDEILGAALKTTQEAKRPVYISIGHRIGLETAIWAVMQCIDRYRIPEPTRQADIRSRQLIRKLEDSKNKKVDQYPPKMYFH
- the LOC124189662 gene encoding C-factor-like; this translates as MLARTIFLTGCSRGLGLEMVKQIHPFTETLIATCRNPETASELRELAEEHSHIKILPVDVLNHETFGDVAEEVSSIVGEQGLNLLINNAGISPRSTRINFVTAEAMAETFAVNTTSPLMLTKALLPLLKAGASSDVDEDSDFCIKNAAIVNISSVLGSISNNMGDRSGGLYPYRCSKAALNMVTRSLSSDLNPFNITVISIHPGWVRTDMGGPNAPLSSQESIESLISTLKELTFDKSGLFFNQNGEEIPW
- the LOC124189657 gene encoding protein disulfide-isomerase A3-like, producing MRVISTILVSCLLVLSANADSVVDLVDDDFDSKLATFDTALVMFYAPWCGHCKRLKPEFEKAASMLKSNDPPITLAKVDCTEGGKSTCNRFSVQGYPTIKIFKNGEVSSDYNGPRESAGIAKFMRAQVGPSAKELLNVKAAEEFLAKEDVSVVGFFADESSGLKTVFMKLADKLRESVRFAVSSNKDVVEKYGYSDNIVLFRPKHLHNKFEPNFIVYEGAATKEAINTFVEKNFFGLVGHRSVDNAAQFKDPIVIAYFGVDYVKNPKGTNYWRNRILKVAQSFTDSFTFAISNKDDFQQELNEFGLEYINDDKPRVAVRDASGRKFTMKDAFSIESFQTFLNDVKEGKLEPYMKSEAIPDNSTPLKTAVAKNFNEVVVENGKDTLIEFYAPWCGHCKKLGPVFEEVANALKDEDVAIVKMDATANDVPSKFEVRGFPTLYWLAKDDKDNHVRYEGGREKDDFIKYIAKHATKELRGWDRSGAPKDLKEL